In a genomic window of Amycolatopsis japonica:
- a CDS encoding glutamate ABC transporter substrate-binding protein: MRIRTLAVGLLVGSLALTACGKEGTPSSPGGSSEGANAGAQLPQYTVASNVDLAGSPVFAKIKAAGKLTLGAKDDQPGLGKKDPTSGKFAGFDIEIAKLVAASLGFGEDKITFKTVDSGAREQAIVNGDVDYYVGTYTINDKRKAQISFAGPYFEAGQDLLVRKDETTITGPETLKGKKVCSVTGSTPIQRVREQNLTEPGNIVEFQKYSQCVEKLSTKEVDAVTTDDAILKGFASEDSDSFKVVGKTFSKEPYGIGLKKDDKVLRDKINDTLQKALDDGTWQKIYDATLGKSGSAAQKPTLQKY; the protein is encoded by the coding sequence ATGAGGATCCGCACCCTTGCGGTGGGTCTGCTCGTCGGCAGTCTCGCACTGACCGCTTGTGGCAAGGAAGGCACGCCCAGCTCGCCGGGCGGCAGCTCCGAAGGCGCGAACGCCGGTGCCCAGCTGCCCCAGTACACGGTGGCGTCGAACGTCGACCTCGCGGGCTCCCCGGTCTTCGCGAAGATCAAGGCCGCGGGCAAGCTGACCCTTGGCGCCAAGGACGACCAGCCTGGTCTGGGCAAGAAGGACCCGACGAGCGGCAAGTTCGCCGGTTTCGACATCGAAATCGCGAAGCTCGTCGCCGCGAGCCTCGGCTTCGGCGAAGACAAGATCACCTTCAAGACGGTCGACTCGGGTGCCCGTGAGCAGGCCATCGTGAACGGCGACGTCGACTACTACGTCGGCACCTACACGATCAACGACAAGCGCAAGGCGCAGATCTCCTTCGCCGGCCCGTACTTCGAGGCCGGCCAGGACCTGCTGGTGCGCAAGGACGAGACGACGATCACCGGCCCGGAGACCTTGAAGGGCAAGAAGGTCTGCTCGGTCACCGGCTCGACCCCGATCCAGCGCGTCCGCGAGCAGAACCTGACCGAGCCCGGCAACATCGTCGAGTTCCAGAAGTACTCGCAGTGCGTCGAGAAGCTCAGCACCAAGGAGGTCGACGCGGTCACCACCGACGACGCGATCCTGAAGGGCTTCGCTTCGGAGGACTCCGACAGCTTCAAGGTCGTCGGCAAGACCTTCTCGAAGGAGCCGTACGGCATCGGTCTGAAGAAGGACGACAAGGTCCTTCGCGACAAGATCAACGACACCCTGCAGAAGGCGCTGGACGACGGCACCTGGCAGAAGATCTACGACGCCACCCTCGGCAAGTCGGGTTCGGCGGCGCAGAAGCCCACCCTGCAGAAGTACTGA
- a CDS encoding amino acid ABC transporter permease, which produces MNVLLDNLDLYGPFFLTTIELFLWSAVGSLILGTILAMLRVSPVLAFRAAGTTYVTLIRNTPLTLVFAFFVFAYPLLEIVKLSFFTAAVVALIVYTSAFICEVVRSGINTVPVGQAEAGRALGLTFGQILGQIVLPQALRSVAPPLISTLIALLKNTTIAAGFSVAEAGAIRSYLSERGDNQLIGLLWVALGFIILVAVLSLIQRSLEKRWSVAR; this is translated from the coding sequence ATGAACGTCCTGCTCGACAACCTGGATCTCTACGGTCCGTTCTTCCTCACCACGATCGAACTGTTCCTCTGGTCGGCGGTCGGCAGCCTGATCCTCGGCACGATCCTGGCGATGCTGCGGGTGAGTCCGGTCCTGGCGTTCCGCGCGGCGGGAACGACCTATGTGACCCTCATCCGCAACACCCCGCTGACGCTGGTGTTCGCGTTCTTCGTGTTCGCGTACCCCCTGCTCGAAATCGTCAAGCTCAGCTTCTTCACCGCCGCGGTCGTCGCGCTGATCGTGTACACCTCGGCGTTCATCTGCGAGGTCGTCCGGTCCGGTATCAACACGGTCCCGGTCGGCCAGGCCGAGGCCGGGCGCGCGCTGGGACTGACGTTCGGTCAGATCCTCGGCCAGATCGTCCTGCCGCAGGCGCTGCGCTCCGTGGCGCCGCCGCTGATCAGCACCCTGATCGCGTTGCTGAAGAACACCACGATCGCCGCGGGCTTCTCGGTCGCCGAGGCCGGGGCGATCCGGTCGTACCTCTCGGAGCGAGGTGACAACCAGTTGATCGGCCTGCTGTGGGTCGCCCTGGGCTTCATCATCCTCGTCGCCGTCCTTTCTCTCATCCAGCGGAGCCTGGAGAAGCGCTGGAGCGTGGCCCGATGA
- a CDS encoding amino acid ABC transporter permease, translating into MSSVLFDVPGPKARMRHRIYAVIGVLAIAAFIAFVVYRFYDTGQFTARKWEWLQYQQVQIDLLNAVLETLRAFAAAAVLALIFGAVFAAGRLSDHAWIRRISGAIVEFFRAIPALILMFLFYFGLPAVGVPMTPFLGVVFGLTLYNGSVLAEVFRAGIQALPKGQAEAAYALGMRKTQVMFTVLLPQAIRAMLPTIISQMVVLLKDTALGFIITFQELLYYARYIGTQGEFGRPIVPSTLVATGIYICLCLLLTALATYLEKRNRRSKKHIDLDEKKAEETGLGAAASA; encoded by the coding sequence ATGAGCAGTGTCCTGTTCGACGTCCCCGGCCCCAAGGCGCGGATGCGCCACCGCATCTACGCGGTCATCGGCGTCCTCGCCATCGCCGCGTTCATCGCCTTCGTCGTCTACCGGTTCTACGACACCGGCCAGTTCACCGCGCGCAAATGGGAATGGCTCCAGTACCAGCAGGTCCAGATCGACCTGCTGAACGCGGTGCTGGAAACGCTCCGCGCGTTCGCGGCGGCAGCGGTCCTCGCGCTGATCTTCGGTGCGGTCTTCGCGGCCGGACGGCTCTCCGACCACGCCTGGATCCGGCGCATCTCCGGCGCGATCGTGGAGTTCTTCCGCGCCATCCCCGCGCTGATCCTGATGTTCCTGTTCTACTTCGGCCTCCCGGCCGTCGGCGTCCCGATGACGCCGTTCCTCGGTGTGGTCTTCGGCCTCACGCTGTACAACGGCTCAGTGCTCGCGGAAGTCTTCCGCGCCGGCATCCAGGCCCTGCCGAAGGGCCAGGCCGAAGCCGCGTACGCACTCGGCATGCGCAAGACCCAGGTGATGTTCACCGTCCTGCTGCCGCAGGCGATCCGGGCGATGCTGCCGACGATCATCAGCCAGATGGTGGTGCTCCTGAAGGACACCGCGCTCGGCTTCATCATCACCTTCCAGGAACTGCTGTACTACGCCCGCTACATCGGCACGCAGGGCGAGTTCGGCCGGCCGATCGTGCCGTCGACGCTGGTCGCGACCGGTATCTACATCTGCCTGTGCCTGCTGTTGACGGCGCTGGCGACGTATCTGGAGAAGCGCAACCGGCGCAGCAAGAAGCACATCGACCTGGACGAGAAGAAGGCCGAGGAGACCGGACTGGGAGCCGCCGCCTCCGCCTGA
- a CDS encoding class I SAM-dependent methyltransferase encodes MADQAATLLEALPDLAGRAVLVVGCGDGRYPRLFRREGARRVVGVDADQASIAVAQREEERDPVGISYEVHQIARLPVMGAFDVVVAFLESPAHLGRVAASLVTGGLLVVVATNGLNLEEGLRDNGFQDLVLRRHESGDVHSARKTG; translated from the coding sequence ATGGCGGACCAGGCCGCGACGCTGCTCGAAGCGCTGCCGGACCTGGCGGGCAGGGCGGTCCTGGTCGTCGGGTGCGGCGATGGCCGCTATCCGCGCCTGTTCCGGCGAGAGGGCGCGCGCCGCGTGGTCGGCGTCGACGCGGATCAGGCCTCGATCGCGGTCGCGCAACGCGAAGAGGAACGCGATCCCGTCGGGATCTCGTACGAGGTCCACCAGATCGCCCGGCTGCCGGTGATGGGCGCCTTCGACGTCGTCGTCGCCTTCCTGGAGTCACCGGCCCATCTCGGTCGCGTCGCCGCGAGCCTGGTGACGGGCGGGCTGCTGGTGGTCGTCGCCACGAACGGGCTCAACCTGGAAGAAGGCCTGCGGGACAACGGTTTCCAGGATCTCGTCCTGCGCCGTCACGAGAGCGGCGACGTGCACAGCGCCCGCAAGACGGGCTGA
- a CDS encoding succinate dehydrogenase/fumarate reductase iron-sulfur subunit → MSYKASFRVWRGDADSGELQDYSVEVNEGEVVLDIIHRLQATQASDLAVRWNCKAGKCGSCSAEINGKPRLLCMTRMSTFTEDEVITVTPMRTFPVIRDLVTDVSFNYTKAREIPSFTPPPELKPGEYRMQQVDVERSQEFRKCIECFLCQNTCHVVRDHEENKEAFAGPRYLMRIAELEMHPLDVADRRDEAQEEHGLGYCNITKCCSDVCPEGIHITDNALIPMKERVADRKYDPIVWLGNKLFRRDK, encoded by the coding sequence ATGAGTTACAAGGCGAGTTTCCGGGTCTGGCGCGGCGACGCCGATTCGGGTGAGCTGCAGGACTACAGCGTCGAGGTCAACGAGGGCGAGGTCGTCCTCGACATCATCCACCGGTTGCAGGCCACCCAGGCCTCGGATCTGGCGGTGCGGTGGAACTGCAAGGCGGGCAAATGTGGTTCGTGCTCGGCGGAGATCAACGGCAAGCCGCGGTTGCTGTGCATGACGCGGATGTCGACCTTCACCGAGGACGAGGTCATCACCGTGACGCCGATGCGGACGTTCCCGGTGATCCGCGACCTGGTGACCGACGTGTCGTTCAACTACACCAAGGCCCGCGAGATCCCGTCGTTCACGCCGCCCCCGGAGCTGAAGCCGGGGGAGTACCGGATGCAGCAGGTCGACGTCGAGCGCTCGCAGGAGTTCCGCAAGTGCATCGAATGCTTCCTGTGTCAGAACACCTGCCACGTGGTGCGTGACCACGAGGAGAACAAGGAAGCCTTCGCCGGGCCCCGGTACCTGATGCGGATCGCCGAACTCGAAATGCACCCCCTCGACGTCGCCGACCGGCGTGACGAGGCGCAGGAGGAGCACGGGCTCGGGTACTGCAACATCACCAAGTGCTGCTCGGACGTGTGCCCGGAGGGCATCCACATCACCGACAACGCGCTGATCCCGATGAAGGAACGCGTCGCGGACCGGAAGTACGACCCCATCGTGTGGCTGGGGAACAAACTGTTCCGGCGGGACAAGTAG